Proteins encoded by one window of Hylaeus volcanicus isolate JK05 chromosome 7, UHH_iyHylVolc1.0_haploid, whole genome shotgun sequence:
- the LOC128880141 gene encoding uncharacterized protein LOC128880141: MRLRRTLLIFVIASVVYSQNATVITSDGLQGYDPQFMVGCYFPAEFQGEFMTQVSGKEASDTNGEPIQYSSINITFNAIPVWGYCHRRVGDNVLLMDRYSDGECIRCFRLLRRSRNVIEVFSENLNRCYTTESTALASCETLNSTSILYRTKEIGSVPIRNEYCPITGQYHFKYSVNNGSDRVIECNSFSSSFNNCPDGSVLRLHFSQCTFEAQANLTFNCLGNWPGPNGSTYFALLDNNAASEGRPQYRCGLYHVDNKKGKTYMALSSDSSCTENLDNSTSGYETLILSKVPNQKKMPNYVKTHVATFPKWAQGVWEQSLIVNGTMTFTDLNGYNSYTFITVDSNEETGRYIVYSKDQCEQTAYVCLMMRQRSENVLEFTIGMVLSPVYQTYLCDDPNLDKPVWMTQARVERVVESPCPITGQYMGMITDLSGMCAELSSNCNTREIMYFKVTDCESGELYEERAYLCLGQWEEKGVMYAYTMRNDTSTNECFVGLIVNDEEIYIKEAGDHCIRNIDPKLEGMRLYKKGQCYGNSPSPAPTPMKPIPHNPIMRIATTPRSRISGGNNIPGNNIPSLTSSNASASYNFMTLVMILTFFKSIYMHV; the protein is encoded by the exons ATGCGACTGTGATCACCAGCGACGGCCTTCAAGGCTACGACCCCCAGTTCATGGTCGGCTGTTACTTTCCCGCGGAATTTCAGGGTGAGTTCATGACACAGGTGAGCGGAAAGGAAGCCAGCGATACGAACGGCGAGCCCATTCAATACTCCTCCATCAACATCACATTCAACGCCATACCCGTGTGGGGCTACTGCCACAGGAGGGTCGGCGATAACGTGTTGCTAATGGACAG GTACAGCGACGGGGAGTGCATCAGGTGCTTTCGTCTGCTGAGAAGATCGAGGAACGTGATCGAAGTGTTCTCTGAGAACCTGAACAGGTGTTACACTACGGAGTCCACCGCTTTGGCCTCTTGCGAAACGTTGAACTCCACGTCGATCTTATATC GTACCAAAGAGATTGGAAGCGTTCCTATTAGAAACGAATACTGTCCTATCACTGGACAGTATCATTTCAAGTACAGCGTCAATAATGGATCCGACAGGGTCATCGAATGCAACAGCTTCTCGTCTTCCTTCAACAATTGCCCGGATGGGTCTGTTCTGAGGTTGCATTTCAGTCAGTGCACCTTTGAGGCTCAAG CAAACCTAACGTTTAACTGTTTGGGAAACTGGCCTGGTCCAAACGGGTCCACCTATTTTGCTCTGTTGGACAACAATGCAGCCAGCGAAGGTAGACCACAGTATAGATGCGGG CTATACCATGTCGACAATAAAAAGGGTAAGACGTACATGGCACTTAGCAGCGATTCCAGTTGTACAGAGAATTTGGATAACTCGACCAGTGGATACGAGACGCTGATCCTCAGCAAAGTCCCAAATCAGAAGAAAATGCCTAATTACGTGAAGACTCACGTGGCCAC ATTTCCAAAATGGGCCCAAGGCGTATGGGAACAGTCCCTTATCGTGAATGGCACCATGACCTTTACCGATCTCAACGGCTACAATAGTTACACTTTCATTACTGTGGATTCAAACGAGGAGACTGGTCGTTACATTGTTTATTCCAAAGACCAATG TGAACAAACGGCCTACGTGTGTTTAATGATGAGGCAACGAAGCGAAAATGTACTGGAGTTCACGATAG GAATGGTGCTGAGTCCAGTTTACCAAACGTACTTGTGCGACGATCCTAATTTAGATAAACCTGTTTGGATGACACAAGCAA GAGTGGAACGCGTGGTGGAATCGCCTTGTCCAATCACTGGCCAATACATGGGAATGATAACTGACTTGTCAGGAATGTGTGCTGAGCTGAGCAGTAATTGCAATACGCGAGaaataatgtatttcaaaGTTACAGACTGTGAGTCTGGTGAACTTTACGAAG aACGAGCGTACTTGTGCTTAGGGCAATGGGAGGAAAAGGGTGTTATGTACGCGTACACCATGAGAAACGACACCAGCACCAACGAATGCTTTGTAGGTCTAATTGTAAACGACGAAGAAATCTATATAAAGGAGGCAGGGGATCATTGCATTCGAAACATTGATCCCAAACTAGAAGGAATGCGTTTGTATAAAAAAG GTCAATGTTATGGAAATTCTCCAAGTCCTGCACCTACACCAATGAAACCAATACCTCACAATCCAATAATGAGAATTGCAACTACCCCTCGATCAAGAATATCAG GTGGCAacaatataccaggaaataatattccatCCCTAACCTCCAGTAACGCAAGTGCATCCTACAATTTCATGACACTGGTAATGAtacttacatttttcaaaagtatttaCATGCATGTTTGA